ACTTTACTTATACACTTCTGAAGGAAATAGTAATTTACTTGCAAAATATAATAGGAGTTGATGAATAAAATTATACTAGATTTGCTGGTAGATTTGGATTTATTTGTAGTAAAAAGTAAATATATTGCAAGTTAATTCATAAAAGTATATAATTACTTCTATGATATATTTAAATATAAAAATTTCATGAAGTTAAATAAATGATATGGAGATATAATTAATTATTATTTGGAGGTGATTGATATTTCTTTTAGACCTGTATCTAGTAAAAAACTATATTTACAAATTTATAATCAAATTCTTTCAGAAATTCAATCAGGTTCGTTTAAAGTGGGCGATAAATTACCAACTGAAAGAGAATTATGTGCACAGTTCCAAGTGAGTCGCGCGCCTATTAGACAAGCACTTAGTGCATTGGAATTAAATGGAATTATATATTCCCGTCAGGGAGAGGGAGTTTATGTTAAAAGTATTCAATTATTAAATGATGATTCTAAATCGAAGGCATTAGTGGAAGCTGCATCACCTGAAGACATTGTAGAAGCAAGAATGTCTATAGAGCCGTTTGTTGCAAAATATGCTGCTATGAGAGCTACAGATGAAGATATTAAAAAGATAGATCTGACTTTAGGTAAAATGGAAAAGGAAACAGCTGAAGGCATATTTTTGTCAGAAACAGATGATGAATTGCATAATGACATAGCAAGAGCTTCTCATAATGATCTATTTATAAAATTTATGATGGATATAAGTGTTTCAAAACAGCAGCAGGGTTTGTGGAAATTTATTCAAGATAAAACGTTTAATCGTCCTGAATATAGAGATGCTAATTTTAATGAGCATAAATCTATTATAGAGTCGATTAGAGATCATAATGCCAAAGAAGCTATGAAGAGAATGAATAATCATATGAAGAATTTGTATGATAGGTATTGGAGAGAGTAAAATCGATATTTATATAATTTAAAGGCAGCTAATAAGAAGCTGTCTTAATTTATTCCCAATTTTCACATTTGAGTTTTCTGTTTAGAATAAATTTTCAAAAAAATCTATAAATTTTTAAAATTTATATTGATAAGTACTTAGGTTGGTGCTAGAAGGTGGATTTGTAGAA
The genomic region above belongs to Clostridium sp. AWRP and contains:
- a CDS encoding FadR/GntR family transcriptional regulator, with amino-acid sequence MIDISFRPVSSKKLYLQIYNQILSEIQSGSFKVGDKLPTERELCAQFQVSRAPIRQALSALELNGIIYSRQGEGVYVKSIQLLNDDSKSKALVEAASPEDIVEARMSIEPFVAKYAAMRATDEDIKKIDLTLGKMEKETAEGIFLSETDDELHNDIARASHNDLFIKFMMDISVSKQQQGLWKFIQDKTFNRPEYRDANFNEHKSIIESIRDHNAKEAMKRMNNHMKNLYDRYWRE